A portion of the Lathamus discolor isolate bLatDis1 chromosome 5, bLatDis1.hap1, whole genome shotgun sequence genome contains these proteins:
- the LOC136015072 gene encoding plasminogen-like isoform X2, with protein MGISKAAFLFLFLLSSVQGSILDSYVKTEGAWLLNPRKQIYKTNSNEECAEQCETETKFTCRAFLFTSKDQQCLTLAENTKTAVLFRRTNAVLYEKRVYLLECKEGKGVDYRGTEAKTQTGVPCQKWADNAPHKPNYTPEKYPSAGLEENYCRNPDNDEKGPWCYTTDPATRFDYCNIPECEECMHCSGENYNGVVATTMSGLECQRWDSQQPHSHGYLPENFPEKDLKMNYCRNPDGEPRPWCFTTSPTKRWEYCNIPRCTTPPPVPAPGRQCLSGRGEDYQGTISVTESGNTCQHWSSQSPHRHARTPENYPCKNLEENYCRNPDGEKMPWCYTTNRTARWEYCTIPRCDGTEADAPAVDVPEQAQITEECYQGNGVTYRGTVSFTLTGKKCQAWSSMSPHRHNKTAEQFPNADLRQNYCRNPDADSRPWCYTTDPRVRWEYCDLKKCDDHESVTLPKPPQTTLEPNPDCIHGDGKDYRGTVAKTARGRTCQEWSSQKPHSHDYFTPMTHPGAGLDKNYCRNPDGDVNGPWCYTTDPRKAWEYCDIPKCPPAQYECGKSKFRPKLCAQRIVAGCISHPHSWPWQISLRTSFGLHFCGGTLIDPQWVLTAAHCLEKSSRPSAYKVYLGLHRERALEASVQKRDVEKLFKEPHRADVALLKLSSPAIINDHVIPVCLPKENAVLGGREECYVTGWGDTKGTGGDGYLKETGFPVIENKICNRPEFLNGRVKKHELCAGNIHGGTDSCQGDSGGPLVCLDQDKFVQHGVTSWGLGCAQPMKPGVYVRVSTYIPWIKSVMESN; from the exons tgCAAGGAAGCATACTAGACAGCTACGTGAAAACAGAGGGAGCTTGGCTGCTTAACccaaggaaacaaatttataagACAAATAGTAATGAAGAATGTGCGGAGCAATGTGAAACTGAAACTAAATTTACTTGCAG GGCCTTCTTATTCACCAGTAAAGACCAACAGTGTTTGACGCTGGCTGAGAACACCAAAACAGCAGTGCTATTCAGAAGAACAAATGCAGTTCTTTATGAAAAAAGAG TTTATCTTCTGGaatgcaaggaaggaaaaggagtggATTACAGAGGAACAGAAGCAAAAACTCAGACAGGTGTACCATGCCAGAAGTGGGCTGATAATGCGCCCCATAAGCCAAA TTACACACCTGAAAAATATCCCAGTGCTGGACTGGAGGAAAACTACTGCAGAAATCCTGATAATGATGAAAAGGGACCTTGGTGTTACACTACAGATCCTGCTACCAGATTTGATTACTGCAACATCCCAGAGTGTGAAG AGTGCATGCACTGCAGTGGAGAAAACTACAACGGAGTAGTTGCAACAACAATGTCTGGGCTTGAATGCCAGCGCTGGGACTCACAGCAACCTCACTCACATGGATACCTCCCAGAAAA tTTTCCAGAGAAGGATCTGAAGATGAACTACTGCCGTAATCCCGATGGTGAACCTCGGCCCTGGTGTTTCACTACCAGCCCAACTAAACGCTGGGAATATTGCAACATTCCTCGTTGCA CAACACCCCCACCAGTTCCTGCACCAGGGCGTCAGTGTCTatcaggaagaggagaagaTTATCAAGGCACAATATCTGTTACAGAATCGGGAAATACCTGTCAGCACTGGAGTTCTCAATCTCCTCACAGACATGCTCGCACTCCTGAAAACTATCCCTGCAA GAACCTAGAGGAGAACTACTGTAGAAATCCTGATGGTGAGAAGATGCCGTGGTGTTACACTACCAACAGAACTGCCCGGTGGGAATATTGCACCATCCCCCGCTGTGACGGGACAGAGGCAGATGCCCCTG CTGTTGATGTGCCTGAGCAGGCTCAAATTACTGAGGAATGCTATCAAGGCAATGGTGTGACTTACCGCGGCACAGTTTCTTTCACTCTCACGGGAAAGAAATGTCAAGCCTGGAGCTCAATGTCACCGCACCGACACAATAAAACAGCAGAGCAGTTCCCAAATGC GGACCTGAGGCAGAACTATTGCAGAAACCCAGATGCCGATAGCCGCCCATGGTGTTACACCACTGACCCCAGGGTAAGATGGGAGTATTGCGATCTGAAGAAGTGTGATGACCATGAATCAGTGACTTTACCAAAACCTCCTCAGACAACCCTGGAGCCAAATCCTG atTGCATTCATGGTGATGGTAAAGATTATCGTGGCACAGTGGCAAAAACTGCAAGGGGCAGAACTTGCCAAGAGTGGAGTTCTCAGAAACCTCATAGCCATGACTATTTCACTCCCATGACTCATCCAGGAGCAGGCCTGGATAAAAAT TATTGCAGGAATCCTGACGGCGATGTGAATGGGCCTTGGTGCTACACAACCGACCCAAGAAAAGCCTGGGAGTACTGTGACATTCCCAAGTGCC CTCCTGCCCAGTATGAGTGTGGAAAATCCAAGTTCAGACCAAAGCTGTGTGCTCAAAGGATTGTTGCTGGGTGCATTTCGCATCCACACTCCTGGCCCTGGCAAATCAGTCTCCGGACAAG TTTTGGCCTGCATTTCTGTGGAGGAACTCTGATAGACCCTCAGTGGGTTCTTACTGCTGCGCACTGCTTAGAAAA GTCCTCAAGGCCATCTGCATATAAAGTATACCTTGGATTACACAGAGAAAGAGCATTGGAGGCATCGGTACAAAAACGAGATGTTGAGAAATTATTCAAGGAGCCACACAGGGCAGACGTTGCTCTGCTAAAATTGAGCAG CCCAGCAATTATTAATGATCATGTAATCCCAGTTTGTTTGCccaaagaaaatgctgtgttaggaggaagagaggagtgCTACGTGACAGGCTGGGGAGATACAAAGG gaACTGGTGGTGATGGCTACTTAAAGGAAACTGGCTTCCCTGTAATTGAGAATAAAATATGCAATCGCCCTGAATTTTTGAACGGTAGAGTCAAAAAACACGAGCTCTGTGCTGGCAATATTCATGGTGGAACAGATAGCTGCCAG GGGGACAGTGGAGGACCTCTAGTCTGTCTGGACCAAGATAAATTTGTCCAACATGGAGTCACTTCTTGGGGCCTTGGCTGTGCTCAACCCATGAAACCTGGTGTTTACGTTCGAGTTTCTACTTATATTCCTTGGATTAAGAGTGTAATGGAAAGCAATTGA
- the LOC136015072 gene encoding plasminogen-like isoform X1 — MGISKAAFLFLFLLSSVQGSILDSYVKTEGAWLLNPRKQIYKTNSNEECAEQCETETKFTCRAFLFTSKDQQCLTLAENTKTAVLFRRTNAVLYEKRVYLLECKEGKGVDYRGTEAKTQTGVPCQKWADNAPHKPNYTPEKYPSAGLEENYCRNPDNDEKGPWCYTTDPATRFDYCNIPECEVECMHCSGENYNGVVATTMSGLECQRWDSQQPHSHGYLPENFPEKDLKMNYCRNPDGEPRPWCFTTSPTKRWEYCNIPRCTTPPPVPAPGRQCLSGRGEDYQGTISVTESGNTCQHWSSQSPHRHARTPENYPCKNLEENYCRNPDGEKMPWCYTTNRTARWEYCTIPRCDGTEADAPAVDVPEQAQITEECYQGNGVTYRGTVSFTLTGKKCQAWSSMSPHRHNKTAEQFPNADLRQNYCRNPDADSRPWCYTTDPRVRWEYCDLKKCDDHESVTLPKPPQTTLEPNPDCIHGDGKDYRGTVAKTARGRTCQEWSSQKPHSHDYFTPMTHPGAGLDKNYCRNPDGDVNGPWCYTTDPRKAWEYCDIPKCPPAQYECGKSKFRPKLCAQRIVAGCISHPHSWPWQISLRTSFGLHFCGGTLIDPQWVLTAAHCLEKSSRPSAYKVYLGLHRERALEASVQKRDVEKLFKEPHRADVALLKLSSPAIINDHVIPVCLPKENAVLGGREECYVTGWGDTKGTGGDGYLKETGFPVIENKICNRPEFLNGRVKKHELCAGNIHGGTDSCQGDSGGPLVCLDQDKFVQHGVTSWGLGCAQPMKPGVYVRVSTYIPWIKSVMESN; from the exons tgCAAGGAAGCATACTAGACAGCTACGTGAAAACAGAGGGAGCTTGGCTGCTTAACccaaggaaacaaatttataagACAAATAGTAATGAAGAATGTGCGGAGCAATGTGAAACTGAAACTAAATTTACTTGCAG GGCCTTCTTATTCACCAGTAAAGACCAACAGTGTTTGACGCTGGCTGAGAACACCAAAACAGCAGTGCTATTCAGAAGAACAAATGCAGTTCTTTATGAAAAAAGAG TTTATCTTCTGGaatgcaaggaaggaaaaggagtggATTACAGAGGAACAGAAGCAAAAACTCAGACAGGTGTACCATGCCAGAAGTGGGCTGATAATGCGCCCCATAAGCCAAA TTACACACCTGAAAAATATCCCAGTGCTGGACTGGAGGAAAACTACTGCAGAAATCCTGATAATGATGAAAAGGGACCTTGGTGTTACACTACAGATCCTGCTACCAGATTTGATTACTGCAACATCCCAGAGTGTGAAG TAGAGTGCATGCACTGCAGTGGAGAAAACTACAACGGAGTAGTTGCAACAACAATGTCTGGGCTTGAATGCCAGCGCTGGGACTCACAGCAACCTCACTCACATGGATACCTCCCAGAAAA tTTTCCAGAGAAGGATCTGAAGATGAACTACTGCCGTAATCCCGATGGTGAACCTCGGCCCTGGTGTTTCACTACCAGCCCAACTAAACGCTGGGAATATTGCAACATTCCTCGTTGCA CAACACCCCCACCAGTTCCTGCACCAGGGCGTCAGTGTCTatcaggaagaggagaagaTTATCAAGGCACAATATCTGTTACAGAATCGGGAAATACCTGTCAGCACTGGAGTTCTCAATCTCCTCACAGACATGCTCGCACTCCTGAAAACTATCCCTGCAA GAACCTAGAGGAGAACTACTGTAGAAATCCTGATGGTGAGAAGATGCCGTGGTGTTACACTACCAACAGAACTGCCCGGTGGGAATATTGCACCATCCCCCGCTGTGACGGGACAGAGGCAGATGCCCCTG CTGTTGATGTGCCTGAGCAGGCTCAAATTACTGAGGAATGCTATCAAGGCAATGGTGTGACTTACCGCGGCACAGTTTCTTTCACTCTCACGGGAAAGAAATGTCAAGCCTGGAGCTCAATGTCACCGCACCGACACAATAAAACAGCAGAGCAGTTCCCAAATGC GGACCTGAGGCAGAACTATTGCAGAAACCCAGATGCCGATAGCCGCCCATGGTGTTACACCACTGACCCCAGGGTAAGATGGGAGTATTGCGATCTGAAGAAGTGTGATGACCATGAATCAGTGACTTTACCAAAACCTCCTCAGACAACCCTGGAGCCAAATCCTG atTGCATTCATGGTGATGGTAAAGATTATCGTGGCACAGTGGCAAAAACTGCAAGGGGCAGAACTTGCCAAGAGTGGAGTTCTCAGAAACCTCATAGCCATGACTATTTCACTCCCATGACTCATCCAGGAGCAGGCCTGGATAAAAAT TATTGCAGGAATCCTGACGGCGATGTGAATGGGCCTTGGTGCTACACAACCGACCCAAGAAAAGCCTGGGAGTACTGTGACATTCCCAAGTGCC CTCCTGCCCAGTATGAGTGTGGAAAATCCAAGTTCAGACCAAAGCTGTGTGCTCAAAGGATTGTTGCTGGGTGCATTTCGCATCCACACTCCTGGCCCTGGCAAATCAGTCTCCGGACAAG TTTTGGCCTGCATTTCTGTGGAGGAACTCTGATAGACCCTCAGTGGGTTCTTACTGCTGCGCACTGCTTAGAAAA GTCCTCAAGGCCATCTGCATATAAAGTATACCTTGGATTACACAGAGAAAGAGCATTGGAGGCATCGGTACAAAAACGAGATGTTGAGAAATTATTCAAGGAGCCACACAGGGCAGACGTTGCTCTGCTAAAATTGAGCAG CCCAGCAATTATTAATGATCATGTAATCCCAGTTTGTTTGCccaaagaaaatgctgtgttaggaggaagagaggagtgCTACGTGACAGGCTGGGGAGATACAAAGG gaACTGGTGGTGATGGCTACTTAAAGGAAACTGGCTTCCCTGTAATTGAGAATAAAATATGCAATCGCCCTGAATTTTTGAACGGTAGAGTCAAAAAACACGAGCTCTGTGCTGGCAATATTCATGGTGGAACAGATAGCTGCCAG GGGGACAGTGGAGGACCTCTAGTCTGTCTGGACCAAGATAAATTTGTCCAACATGGAGTCACTTCTTGGGGCCTTGGCTGTGCTCAACCCATGAAACCTGGTGTTTACGTTCGAGTTTCTACTTATATTCCTTGGATTAAGAGTGTAATGGAAAGCAATTGA